The Leptospira sp. WS60.C2 genome includes the window CTTGGTCTTCTGGGAATTGGTGCTCTTTGAGAAATAAAATGTCTTTAATGCGTTTCACTGATGGGTCAGTCATGTCTTCTGTGAACCATTGGTCGCGAAAGACAGTCAGTCCCTCTTTTAATGTTAAATTGAACCAATTACGAAGAGTAACACGATTTCCCGTCCAGTTGTGGAAGTATTCATGCCCAATCACTGCCAGGATAGATTCAAATGTTTCATCTGTAGCTGATTTTTTATCCGCTAACACCAATTTGGCGTTAAAAAGATTAAGACCTTTGTTTTCCATGGCCCCCATGTTAAAGTCTTCCACTGCCACGATCATGAATAAATCCAGATCGTATTCTAAACCAAACGTGTCTTCATCCCACTTCATGGCTTTTTTTAAGGAATCAAAAGCAAAACTAACCTTTTCTTCATTTCCCTTTTCGACAAAAATTTTTAACTCTACTCGTCTTCCTGATTTCGTGGTAAAATGATCATTGGTTTCCACTAAGTCGCCTGCCACAAGCGCAAACAAGTATGTGGGTTTTGGAAATGGATCTTCCCAAATTACTTCCTTTTTACCATCTGACAATCCAAACTCTTTGATCAAATTGCCATTGGATAACATCACAGGGAAGTATTTTGGATCTCCGGCGAGAGTGACAAAAAAACGCATCATATTGTCCGGACGATCGATAGAATACACGATCTTACGAAACCCTTCAGGCTCATTTTGTGTACACAACATGGAACCTGACTGGTATAAACCTTCTAAGGATGTGTTCTCTGAGGGACAGATCCGATTTTCAATTGTTAGTTGGAATTCCCGACTAGGAGGATTAAAAATTGTGATTCCAGAGGGAGTGATTTCAAATTCGGAAGGATCAACCACAGTCCCATTCAAACGTAAGGATAAAAATTCTAGATTTTCCCCATTGAGGAATAAAGGAGACAAGGTATCCCCTAAGAATGAAACTTCATATTCAGCTCTTACAACCGTGAGGTGAGGGTCGAGTTCAAACCGTAAATGAACCTTTGGGGTCACCCAAAGGCAGGGAGAATAATCTTCTATTGTATGAACAGGAGATGGAGAGGATGAAGTCATCCTCCTTCTTTATTTGGTAGGGATTGAAAGAAAAGTGAATTTTAATTCTGCTTTTCTTTTCTTTTGTCCTCGGCAAAGGTTACTTTGAGATTTCGGCCATCGACAGGTTGGCCATTCATTTGCGCCACTGCCTCCTCCGCCTCACTAGGATTTGCATAGGTAATGAACGCAAATCCCCTGAAATTTCCAGTTTCCCTATCATGAATCATTTTCAAATCTTGGATCACTCCATACACTGAAAAAATTTGCCGGATATTCTCTTCCTTGAGGGAAAATTTTAAGTTCCCTACATAAATTTTATTTGAAACCATTCCTGTCCTCTTAAAAAGAAATGCATGTTCCAACGTCCGTGGAACGGCTTGATTAGATAGAAATGTAAGAAATTGTCAACTGGAAATAATTCTTGCATAATCCAGAGATTCAGATTCATTTGAATCGCTTCTCCAGGTACCCATTTGAACGAAAAACCATACATCCTTTGCATTGATGATGAATTCTTCATCCTCTGGAACTTAAAAGAACAACTGAAGAAAGTTTTTGGTACTGGATTCTCGATCGAAACTGCGGAAAGTGCCGAATCCGCAAAGGAAATCATCAAAGAAATCGAGAATGCAAACGGCGATTTAGCCGTTGTCATCTGCGACCACGTGATGCCAGGGCAAAAAGGGGATGATTTTCTCATCCAATTACAAAATTCCCACCCTAGAACTAAAAAAATCATGCTCACAGGACAAGCACCTGCACAAGCCATAGGGAATGCACTGAACCATGGATGTTTGTACCGCTACCTTTCCAAACCGTGGGATGCCCATGATCTAGAACTTACCATCAAACAAGCCATTGACGCATATTTCCAAGAAAAGTCATTAGAAGAGAAAAATAAGGAATTAGTTGATTCCCTATACTTTCACCGGGACACCAAGTATCCCAATTTTGAATCTTTGGCAAAGGTTCTGAAACAAAACAGCCAGAATCATAAAGACCAATCTATTTTACTCATCAAAATAGTAACGTTTCCAAATATAATCAAAACCTTCGGGATAGAAGTGTATCGAAAGATTTTTCGCAAGTTACTACAACAATTAACAGTTCATCTGCATAACGAACATAAAGTATTCCATTTGTATTCTGATGAGATAGCCATTTTATCAGATCTGCCAGAACAATCGTTAGTGGATCTGATCCGAAGTTTCAGAATGATGTTAAAGTCTGATGAATTTTTTTTAGATGGGGTTGGGTTTCATTTAGATTGTCGTTATGCCTCCGCAAGTGGGCAGGAAGATTGTTATTACAAAGCAAAACTTGCTCTCTTCCAAGCAGAGATTCAAAACACGAGAGATTTTGTTTCTTATACAGAAGATCTATCGACAGATCACCACTTACAAAATTTCCAACTCAGTCAAAAAATATACAGAGCTATTGGTGAGAAAAAAATCGTTCCCTACTTTCAAGGTATACTCGATAACCAAACTAGGGAAATTCGAAAATTTGAATGCCTGGCAAGAATCAAAGACAAAGATACGATCTTAACACCCGATGTCTTTCTGAAACTTGCCAAAGTCACAGGAAGCATCCGAATGATCGGCTTACAAATGATTGATGAATCTATGCAATATTTTTCAAATTACCCTTATGATTTTTCAATCAACCTTACCGAATCCGAATTGGAATACACTAGTTTCAGTAAATGGGTAGAAGCAAGACTCAGCCAATACAAAATTGATCCCAAACGTTTGACATTTGAAATCTTAGAAGATATTAGTTTCTCGGAACACAAAAACAGCGTTTCCACAATCAAAGATTTAAAAGCCATTGGATGCCAAATTGCAATTGATGATTTTGGCGTACAATATTCTAACTTAGCAAGATTATTAGAATTTAAACCTGATTATCTTAAAATTGATGGTAAGTTCATCAAAGATCTTCCAGAAAATCGAACTGCTTACCTTCTCGTTCAAGGTATGGTGGAACTTGCCAGAGGAATTGGAGCCAAAGTGGTAGCAGAGTTTGTTGATCGACCAGCAATACAGGACTTAGTCGAATCTTTGGGGATTGATTTCTCGCAAGGTTAT containing:
- a CDS encoding EAL domain-containing protein, with protein sequence MNEKPYILCIDDEFFILWNLKEQLKKVFGTGFSIETAESAESAKEIIKEIENANGDLAVVICDHVMPGQKGDDFLIQLQNSHPRTKKIMLTGQAPAQAIGNALNHGCLYRYLSKPWDAHDLELTIKQAIDAYFQEKSLEEKNKELVDSLYFHRDTKYPNFESLAKVLKQNSQNHKDQSILLIKIVTFPNIIKTFGIEVYRKIFRKLLQQLTVHLHNEHKVFHLYSDEIAILSDLPEQSLVDLIRSFRMMLKSDEFFLDGVGFHLDCRYASASGQEDCYYKAKLALFQAEIQNTRDFVSYTEDLSTDHHLQNFQLSQKIYRAIGEKKIVPYFQGILDNQTREIRKFECLARIKDKDTILTPDVFLKLAKVTGSIRMIGLQMIDESMQYFSNYPYDFSINLTESELEYTSFSKWVEARLSQYKIDPKRLTFEILEDISFSEHKNSVSTIKDLKAIGCQIAIDDFGVQYSNLARLLEFKPDYLKIDGKFIKDLPENRTAYLLVQGMVELARGIGAKVVAEFVDRPAIQDLVESLGIDFSQGYLFMKPQATLPEVLSLKL
- a CDS encoding RNA-binding protein — its product is MVSNKIYVGNLKFSLKEENIRQIFSVYGVIQDLKMIHDRETGNFRGFAFITYANPSEAEEAVAQMNGQPVDGRNLKVTFAEDKRKEKQN